A window of Polaromonas hydrogenivorans contains these coding sequences:
- the ligA gene encoding NAD-dependent DNA ligase LigA, with translation MSTLDLFASPTPAPMPPASVMERVAALRAELDLHAHRYYVLDEPSIPDAEYDRLFKELQALEAAHPELLTPDSPTQRVGGKPLGQFASVRHRIPMLSIRTETDTEATGAQNFDTRVRKELGLKESDPPVEYVAELKFDGLAMSLRYENGVLVQAATRGDGEVGEDVTQNIRTIRQIPLRLPADAPPVMEVRGEVYMRRDEFEALNERQREKIAQGAKGEKTFVNPRNAAAGGVRQLDPAFAAERRLSFFAYGVGEITPPEEGGPVFETHFELLQTLKSWYFPVAAQTRLAQGATELIAFHQAIGQQRDQLPYDIDGVVYKVNRLACQRKMGFVSREPRWAVAHKYPAQEQLTTVLGIDIQVGRTGKLTPVAKLAPVFVGGVTVTNATLHNEDEARRKDVRVGDTVIVRRAGDVIPEVVSVLLDKRVQDAPQFSMPRQCPVCGSDAIREEGEADYRCTGGLFCAAQRKEAILHYAHKRAVEVEGLGDKLVEQLVDTGVIRTLPDLYRLGFTSLASLDRMAEKSANNLVAALEKSKQTTLPRFVFGLGIRHVGEATAKALARHFGKLDSIMEATEEQLLEVADVGPIVAKSIRTFFEQPHNREVVEQLRACGVAWEEGAPAAVAPKPLSGKTFVITGTLPGLSRDEAKDRIEAAGGKVAGSVSKKTDYVVAGLDAGSKLVKAQDLGVAVIDEAALLALLDSPPDERIPA, from the coding sequence ATGTCCACCCTTGATCTGTTTGCGTCGCCAACACCCGCGCCTATGCCGCCTGCCTCCGTGATGGAGCGCGTTGCCGCCCTGCGCGCCGAGCTGGACCTGCATGCCCATCGCTATTACGTGCTCGACGAGCCCAGCATTCCCGACGCCGAATACGACCGGCTGTTCAAGGAGTTGCAGGCGCTCGAAGCGGCGCATCCCGAACTGCTCACGCCCGACTCGCCCACGCAGCGCGTCGGCGGCAAGCCGCTGGGCCAGTTCGCCAGCGTGCGCCACCGCATTCCGATGCTCAGCATCCGCACCGAAACCGACACCGAAGCCACGGGCGCGCAGAATTTCGACACCCGTGTGCGCAAGGAACTGGGGCTCAAGGAGTCCGATCCGCCGGTCGAGTACGTGGCCGAACTCAAGTTCGACGGCCTGGCGATGAGCCTGCGCTACGAAAACGGCGTGCTGGTGCAGGCCGCCACGCGTGGCGACGGCGAGGTCGGCGAGGATGTGACGCAGAACATCCGCACCATCCGGCAGATTCCGCTTCGCTTGCCCGCCGATGCACCTCCAGTGATGGAAGTGCGCGGCGAGGTGTACATGCGCCGCGACGAATTCGAAGCGCTCAACGAACGCCAGCGCGAAAAGATCGCGCAAGGCGCCAAGGGCGAAAAAACCTTCGTCAACCCGCGCAACGCGGCGGCCGGCGGCGTGCGCCAGCTCGACCCGGCGTTCGCCGCCGAGCGCCGGCTGAGCTTTTTTGCCTACGGCGTGGGCGAGATCACGCCGCCCGAAGAAGGCGGGCCGGTGTTTGAAACCCATTTTGAACTGCTGCAAACCCTGAAATCATGGTATTTTCCGGTCGCTGCGCAGACCCGGCTTGCACAAGGTGCTACAGAATTAATAGCATTTCACCAAGCCATCGGCCAGCAGCGCGACCAGCTGCCTTACGACATCGACGGCGTGGTCTACAAGGTCAACCGCCTTGCTTGCCAACGAAAAATGGGCTTTGTCAGCCGCGAGCCGCGCTGGGCGGTGGCGCACAAATACCCGGCGCAGGAGCAGCTGACGACCGTGCTCGGCATCGACATCCAGGTCGGGCGCACCGGCAAGCTCACGCCGGTGGCAAAACTGGCGCCGGTGTTCGTCGGCGGCGTGACCGTGACGAATGCCACGCTGCACAACGAGGACGAAGCGCGCCGCAAGGACGTGCGCGTGGGCGACACGGTCATCGTGCGCCGGGCCGGCGACGTGATTCCCGAAGTGGTCAGCGTGCTGCTGGACAAGCGCGTGCAGGATGCGCCGCAGTTCAGCATGCCGCGCCAGTGCCCGGTGTGCGGCTCGGACGCCATTCGCGAGGAAGGCGAGGCCGATTACCGCTGCACCGGCGGGCTGTTCTGCGCCGCCCAGCGCAAGGAGGCCATCCTGCATTACGCCCACAAGCGCGCGGTCGAGGTCGAGGGGCTGGGTGACAAGCTGGTCGAGCAGTTGGTCGATACCGGCGTCATCCGCACGCTGCCCGACCTGTACCGGCTGGGTTTCACATCGCTGGCCAGCCTGGACCGCATGGCCGAGAAATCGGCCAACAATCTGGTGGCGGCGCTGGAAAAGTCCAAGCAAACCACCTTGCCGCGTTTTGTCTTCGGGCTGGGCATCCGGCATGTCGGCGAAGCGACCGCCAAGGCGCTGGCCCGGCATTTCGGCAAGCTCGACAGCATCATGGAAGCCACTGAGGAGCAATTGCTTGAAGTGGCCGATGTCGGCCCCATCGTTGCCAAGAGCATTCGCACCTTCTTCGAGCAGCCGCACAACCGGGAAGTCGTGGAGCAGCTGCGCGCCTGCGGCGTGGCCTGGGAAGAGGGCGCGCCTGCCGCCGTGGCGCCCAAGCCGCTGTCGGGCAAGACCTTCGTGATCACCGGAACGCTGCCAGGCCTGAGCCGCGACGAAGCCAAGGACCGGATCGAAGCCGCAGGCGGCAAGGTGGCCGGCTCGGTCAGCAAGAAAACCGATTACGTCGTGGCCGGTCTTGATGCCGGCAGCAAGCTGGTGAAGGCGCAAGACCTGGGCGTGGCTGTCATTGACGAGGCGGCCTTGCTGGCGCTGCTGGATTCGCCGCCGGACGAACGCATTCCGGCTTAA
- a CDS encoding cell division protein FtsZ: protein MSTLQISLAVGGSLVLVGIIAHSAWSARKNQPKQATPKAVVEPESLPLQAPEDGFHLSELDGQPERHEPSFDTDSGLAALTQLTQLTTPERKAVLDILIDAIAPVALESPVSGEAALAAMPGTRRVGSKPFAIEGLREDSREWEIPAAGYRYSAFQCGVQLANRTGALNAIEYSEFVMKAQAFVDAIGGEVEFAEMQGEVARARELDQFASAHDAQLSFKLRAVKTAWSPGYVQQSAASQGFVPSATPGRMLLPASQPGQHGPILGLSFDSQAAQAEDPEQTALYELTLSLDVPQVLRVEAPFARMCEVAIALAGSMDGVIIDDNAILVRPEAMEAIHADLEELYDRMDARELSAGSMLGRRLFS, encoded by the coding sequence ATGAGCACATTACAAATAAGCCTGGCAGTTGGTGGTAGTTTGGTTCTGGTGGGCATCATTGCCCACAGCGCCTGGTCCGCACGCAAGAACCAGCCCAAACAGGCCACGCCCAAGGCGGTGGTCGAGCCTGAATCCCTGCCCTTGCAAGCGCCGGAGGACGGTTTCCATCTGAGCGAGCTTGACGGCCAGCCGGAGCGGCATGAGCCGAGCTTTGACACCGACTCCGGCCTGGCGGCATTGACCCAGCTGACCCAGCTCACCACGCCCGAGAGGAAAGCGGTGCTCGACATCCTGATCGATGCGATTGCGCCGGTCGCGCTGGAGTCGCCGGTATCGGGTGAAGCCGCGCTGGCGGCCATGCCCGGCACGCGCCGGGTGGGCAGCAAGCCTTTTGCCATCGAAGGCTTGCGTGAAGACAGCCGCGAATGGGAAATTCCCGCCGCCGGCTATCGCTACAGCGCCTTTCAGTGCGGCGTCCAGCTGGCCAACCGCACCGGCGCCCTGAATGCGATTGAATATTCCGAATTTGTCATGAAGGCGCAGGCTTTTGTCGATGCCATCGGCGGCGAGGTGGAGTTTGCGGAAATGCAGGGCGAAGTGGCCCGGGCCAGGGAACTCGACCAGTTCGCCAGCGCGCACGACGCCCAGCTGAGCTTCAAGCTGCGCGCCGTCAAGACGGCCTGGAGCCCCGGTTACGTGCAGCAAAGCGCGGCCAGCCAGGGCTTTGTTCCGTCCGCCACGCCGGGACGCATGCTGCTGCCAGCCAGCCAGCCGGGCCAGCACGGCCCGATCCTGGGGCTGAGCTTTGATTCGCAGGCCGCCCAGGCCGAAGACCCTGAACAGACCGCGCTGTATGAACTCACGCTGTCGCTCGACGTGCCGCAGGTGCTGCGCGTGGAAGCGCCGTTTGCCCGCATGTGCGAGGTGGCCATCGCGCTGGCGGGCAGCATGGACGGCGTGATCATCGACGACAACGCCATTTTGGTCCGGCCCGAAGCCATGGAGGCGATCCATGCCGACCTGGAGGAGCTTTACGACCGCATGGATGCGCGTGAGCTGTCGGCCGGCTCGATGCTGGGCCGGCGTTTGTTTTCGTGA
- the smc gene encoding chromosome segregation protein SMC, with translation MRLNSIKLAGFKSFADPTNFMLPGQLVGVVGPNGCGKSNIMDAVRWVLGESKASELRGESMQDVIFSGTTTRKSASRASVELVFDNADHRAGGQWGQFVEIAVKRVLTRDGTSSYYLNNQPVRRRDVQDVFLGTGLGPRAYAIIGQGTISRIIESKPEELRLFLEEAAGVSKYKERRRETANRLSDTRENLTRVDDILRELNANLERLEKQAEVALRYNALQAAGTLKLHQLWFLKRTESEADQARVRLDAEKSVNDLESRIADLRHIEADLETIRQAHYAAGDQVNQAQGRLYEASAEVGRLEAEIRFVVDGRLRVEQRLVQLTEQTAQWAARREDAAIESESLAEKAFEAEEKAELLAAQLEEQQDQLPALEEALRQAQAKANEQRAGVAQVQQQLQVLAAEQRHVEEQLRTLGLRHERLSADRKALNAPDEARLASLAAQLEHAQEAQAVAQARLQELTETVPQLDEARRSLQQAANAESARRADLSARLEALKALQEKVRTDGKLRPWLARHGLENLQALWSRLHIEQGWENALEAALRERLGALEVSRLDIVRGFAGSDMRGKPEGPPAKLAFYSPPNATAPGYCNPALNLKPLADLLRLNDAGLSALLSDWLHGSYTAPTLDDALAARARLQPGETIYVMGGHAVTAHSVSFYAPDSEQAGLLARAQEIENLEKGLRAQLLISEEAKSALTRAEAGYADASQRLAAARREAAEGQNQSHALQVEVLRLTQLAEQARARSQQIQADMAEIEAQLDELQERKITAEARFEELDMQLADSQERHAQLDDRVIATERRRAESREQQRTLERQLQEAQFALRSLAARREELARSIAIAAQQAASIAGEEERARHELLRLNDAAAQGGLQDALNAKLAREADVASQRSQYDGLTHQLRASDERRLQLERELEPLRQRITEFQLKEQAARLGFEQYAQLLTDAQADLPAVAASIQAGNVRMTGLQGEIDRIQRDIHALGAVNLAALDELGVARERKQFLDAQSADLNEAMATLEDAIRKIDMETRDLLSSTFEAVNGHFGRMFPELFGGGNARLVMTGEEILDAGVQVMAQPPGKKNQTIHLLSGGEKALTAIALVFAIFQLNPAPFCLLDEVDAPLDDANTERYAKLVSSMSKETQFLFISHNKIAMEMAEQLIGVTMQEQGVSRIVAVDMQAALSLAEAA, from the coding sequence GTGCGTCTCAATTCGATCAAGTTAGCAGGTTTCAAGTCATTCGCCGATCCGACCAATTTCATGCTGCCGGGGCAACTGGTCGGCGTGGTCGGCCCCAACGGCTGCGGCAAGTCCAACATCATGGATGCCGTGCGCTGGGTGCTGGGCGAGAGCAAGGCGTCCGAGCTGCGCGGCGAGTCGATGCAGGACGTGATCTTCAGCGGCACCACCACCCGCAAGTCGGCCAGCCGCGCCAGCGTGGAGCTGGTGTTCGACAATGCCGACCACCGCGCCGGCGGCCAGTGGGGCCAGTTTGTTGAAATCGCCGTCAAGCGGGTGCTGACGCGCGACGGCACCTCCAGCTACTACCTGAACAACCAGCCGGTGCGCCGCCGCGACGTGCAGGACGTGTTTCTGGGCACCGGGCTGGGGCCGCGCGCCTACGCCATCATCGGCCAGGGCACGATCAGCCGCATCATCGAATCCAAGCCCGAGGAACTGCGCCTGTTCCTCGAAGAAGCCGCCGGCGTGTCCAAATACAAGGAGCGTCGCCGCGAAACTGCCAACCGATTGAGCGACACGCGTGAAAACCTGACGCGCGTCGATGACATCCTGCGCGAACTCAATGCCAACCTGGAGCGGCTCGAAAAGCAGGCCGAAGTCGCCCTGCGCTACAACGCGCTGCAGGCCGCCGGCACGCTGAAATTGCACCAGTTGTGGTTCTTGAAACGCACGGAGAGCGAAGCCGACCAGGCCAGGGTCCGGCTGGACGCCGAAAAATCGGTGAATGATCTTGAAAGCCGTATTGCCGACCTGCGCCACATCGAAGCCGACCTGGAAACCATCCGCCAGGCGCACTATGCGGCGGGCGACCAGGTCAACCAGGCGCAAGGCAGGCTTTACGAGGCCAGCGCCGAGGTGGGGCGGCTGGAAGCTGAAATCCGCTTCGTGGTCGATGGCCGGCTGCGCGTCGAGCAGCGCCTGGTTCAGCTGACGGAGCAAACCGCCCAGTGGGCAGCGCGCCGCGAGGATGCCGCCATCGAATCCGAAAGCCTGGCCGAAAAAGCCTTTGAAGCCGAAGAAAAAGCCGAACTGCTGGCCGCGCAGCTTGAGGAGCAGCAGGACCAGCTGCCGGCGCTCGAAGAAGCGCTGCGCCAAGCCCAGGCCAAGGCCAATGAGCAGCGCGCCGGCGTGGCGCAGGTCCAGCAGCAGCTCCAGGTGCTGGCCGCCGAGCAGCGCCATGTTGAAGAGCAGCTGCGCACGCTGGGCCTGCGCCACGAGCGCCTGTCGGCCGACCGCAAGGCGCTCAATGCGCCCGACGAGGCGCGGCTGGCCAGCCTGGCCGCGCAACTGGAACATGCCCAGGAAGCGCAGGCCGTGGCCCAGGCTAGATTGCAGGAACTGACCGAAACCGTGCCGCAGCTCGATGAAGCACGGCGCAGCCTGCAGCAAGCCGCCAATGCCGAATCGGCCCGGCGCGCGGACCTGTCGGCGCGGCTGGAAGCGCTCAAGGCGCTGCAGGAGAAAGTCAGGACCGACGGCAAGCTCAGGCCCTGGCTGGCCCGGCATGGTCTTGAAAATCTGCAGGCACTGTGGAGCCGCCTGCACATCGAGCAGGGCTGGGAAAACGCGCTCGAAGCCGCCTTGCGCGAACGCCTGGGCGCGCTGGAAGTCAGCCGCCTCGACATCGTGCGCGGCTTTGCCGGCAGCGACATGCGTGGCAAGCCTGAAGGGCCGCCGGCCAAGCTGGCGTTTTATTCGCCGCCGAATGCAACCGCTCCCGGCTATTGCAACCCGGCGCTCAACCTCAAGCCGCTGGCTGACTTGCTGCGCCTGAACGATGCCGGCCTGTCGGCGCTGCTGTCCGACTGGCTGCACGGCAGCTACACCGCGCCGACGCTGGACGACGCCCTGGCCGCGCGCGCGCGCCTGCAGCCGGGCGAGACGATCTACGTCATGGGCGGCCATGCTGTCACCGCGCACAGCGTGAGTTTTTATGCGCCCGATTCCGAGCAGGCCGGTTTGCTGGCCCGGGCGCAGGAGATTGAAAACCTCGAAAAAGGCTTGCGCGCGCAACTGTTGATCAGCGAAGAAGCCAAATCCGCGCTGACCCGCGCCGAGGCCGGCTACGCAGACGCCAGCCAGCGCCTGGCCGCCGCCCGCCGCGAAGCCGCCGAAGGACAGAACCAGAGCCATGCGCTGCAGGTCGAAGTGCTGCGCCTCACGCAACTGGCCGAGCAGGCGCGCGCCCGCAGCCAGCAGATTCAGGCCGACATGGCCGAAATCGAAGCCCAGCTTGATGAATTGCAGGAGCGCAAGATCACCGCCGAAGCGCGTTTTGAAGAGCTTGACATGCAGCTGGCCGACAGCCAGGAGCGCCATGCCCAGCTTGACGACCGGGTGATAGCCACCGAGCGCCGCCGCGCTGAATCGCGCGAACAGCAGCGCACGCTGGAGCGGCAGTTGCAGGAGGCGCAGTTTGCGCTGCGCAGCCTGGCCGCGCGCCGCGAAGAGCTGGCGCGCTCCATCGCCATCGCCGCGCAACAGGCGGCGTCGATTGCCGGCGAAGAAGAGCGCGCCCGCCACGAACTGCTGCGGCTCAACGACGCCGCCGCCCAGGGCGGACTGCAGGACGCGCTGAACGCCAAGCTGGCCCGCGAAGCCGATGTGGCCAGCCAGCGCAGCCAGTACGACGGCCTGACCCACCAACTGCGTGCCAGCGATGAGCGGCGGCTGCAGCTGGAGCGCGAACTCGAACCCTTGCGCCAGCGCATCACCGAATTCCAGCTCAAGGAACAGGCCGCGCGGCTGGGTTTCGAGCAATATGCGCAGTTGCTGACGGACGCCCAGGCGGATTTGCCGGCGGTGGCGGCGTCGATCCAGGCCGGCAACGTGCGCATGACCGGCCTGCAGGGCGAGATCGACCGTATCCAGCGCGACATCCATGCGCTGGGCGCGGTGAACCTGGCTGCGCTGGACGAACTGGGCGTCGCCCGCGAACGCAAGCAGTTCCTTGATGCGCAGTCGGCCGATCTGAACGAGGCGATGGCGACGCTGGAAGACGCCATCCGCAAAATCGACATGGAAACGCGCGATTTGCTGTCGAGCACGTTCGAGGCCGTCAACGGGCATTTCGGCCGCATGTTCCCGGAACTGTTTGGCGGCGGCAATGCCCGGCTGGTGATGACCGGCGAGGAAATCCTGGACGCCGGCGTTCAGGTCATGGCGCAGCCGCCGGGCAAGAAGAACCAGACGATTCATTTGCTGTCGGGCGGTGAAAAAGCGCTGACGGCGATTGCGCTGGTGTTCGCGATTTTCCAGCTCAATCCGGCGCCGTTCTGCCTGCTCGACGAGGTCGATGCGCCGCTGGACGATGCCAACACCGAGCGTTATGCCAAACTCGTGTCCAGCATGAGCAAAGAGACGCAGTTTTTATTCATCAGCCACAACAAGATCGCCATGGAAATGGCCGAGCAGCTGATCGGCGTGACCATGCAAGAGCAGGGCGTGTCCCGCATCGTGGCCGTCGATATGCAAGCCGCCCTGAGTCTTGCCGAAGCAGCCTGA
- a CDS encoding antitoxin, with translation MLATAKVFTTGNSQAIRLPKAFRVDAREVWISKNDITGEITIKPKDDDKRQRDLAELIKIIKENPFTEDFIPERSDEESLNPLEEWAEPLPAAGVKR, from the coding sequence ATGCTTGCAACTGCCAAAGTTTTTACCACCGGCAACAGCCAGGCCATTCGATTGCCCAAGGCGTTCAGGGTTGACGCAAGAGAGGTATGGATCAGCAAAAACGACATCACGGGTGAAATAACCATCAAACCCAAAGACGATGACAAACGCCAACGAGATCTCGCTGAGCTGATCAAAATAATCAAGGAAAACCCCTTTACGGAAGACTTCATCCCTGAGCGGTCCGATGAAGAATCACTCAACCCCTTGGAAGAATGGGCTGAACCCCTTCCCGCTGCAGGTGTCAAGCGGTGA
- a CDS encoding type II toxin-antitoxin system VapC family toxin, whose product MKPYLLDTNILGYFLKGLEPALVDRMAHALQAQEVVISALTRAEMRYGQALMATNDKRQRRIDLLLDQLPTLPWTTAAADHYGAIKALHKRQGTPIGELDTQIAAHALAEDLILVTHNTRHFEKVPKLKFEDWMV is encoded by the coding sequence GTGAAGCCCTATTTACTTGACACCAATATCCTCGGTTATTTCCTCAAAGGATTAGAACCAGCGCTTGTTGATCGCATGGCGCATGCCTTGCAAGCTCAGGAGGTCGTCATTTCGGCGCTGACTCGTGCAGAAATGCGCTACGGCCAAGCCTTGATGGCCACCAACGACAAGAGGCAGCGCCGCATTGATTTACTGTTAGACCAACTGCCAACACTGCCCTGGACGACGGCAGCAGCTGACCACTACGGCGCCATCAAGGCACTGCACAAGCGCCAGGGAACGCCGATTGGCGAACTCGACACCCAGATTGCCGCCCACGCGCTGGCCGAAGACCTGATTCTGGTCACCCACAACACCCGCCACTTTGAAAAAGTGCCGAAGCTGAAATTTGAAGACTGGATGGTCTGA
- the dapC gene encoding succinyldiaminopimelate transaminase, which produces MNPLLSRLQPYPFERLRQLHAGVTPNPAYSPISLGIGEPRHATPQLIKDALIGSLAGLASYPGTLGEPKLRQAMSDWLARRYGGLKVDPATQILPVNGSREALFALAQTVIDPGQPGATVVCPNPFYQIYEGAALLAGAQPWFAPSEPARNFGIDWAAVPQAVWEKTQLLFVCSPGNPTGAVMGLSEWELLFRLSDQYGFVIASDECYSEIYFRDEPPLGGLEAAARLGRHGFKNLIALTSLSKRSNVPGLRSGFVAGDAALIKSFLLYRTYHGSAMSPIVQAASIAAWADEAHVIDNRAQYREKFAQVTPLLAQVMDVALPDAGFYLWAAVPDAFKGSDTAFSRELLALYNVVVLPGSYLARDAQGCNPGAGRIRMALVAQTAECVEAAQRIVQFIQSKVH; this is translated from the coding sequence ATGAATCCCCTGCTTTCCCGCCTTCAGCCTTACCCCTTCGAGCGGCTGCGCCAGTTGCATGCCGGCGTCACGCCCAATCCTGCGTATTCACCCATCAGCCTGGGCATCGGCGAGCCGCGCCATGCCACGCCGCAATTGATTAAAGACGCGCTAATTGGCAGCCTGGCCGGGCTGGCCAGCTACCCCGGCACGCTGGGCGAGCCCAAGCTGCGCCAAGCCATGAGCGACTGGCTGGCGCGGCGCTACGGCGGCTTGAAGGTCGATCCGGCGACGCAAATCCTGCCGGTCAACGGCTCGCGCGAGGCGCTGTTTGCGCTGGCGCAGACGGTGATCGACCCCGGCCAGCCCGGCGCCACCGTGGTTTGCCCAAATCCTTTTTATCAAATCTACGAAGGCGCGGCACTGCTGGCCGGCGCGCAGCCGTGGTTTGCGCCCAGCGAGCCGGCGCGCAACTTCGGCATCGACTGGGCCGCCGTGCCCCAAGCCGTGTGGGAAAAAACCCAGTTGCTGTTTGTCTGCTCGCCGGGCAACCCGACCGGCGCGGTGATGGGCCTTAGCGAATGGGAACTGCTGTTCCGCTTGAGCGACCAGTACGGCTTCGTGATTGCCTCGGACGAGTGCTACAGCGAGATTTATTTCCGTGACGAACCGCCGCTGGGCGGTCTGGAAGCCGCGGCTCGGCTCGGCCGGCATGGCTTCAAGAACCTGATTGCCCTCACCAGCCTGTCCAAGCGCAGCAACGTGCCCGGCCTGCGCAGCGGCTTTGTGGCCGGTGACGCGGCGCTGATCAAGTCGTTCCTGCTCTACCGCACCTACCACGGCAGCGCCATGAGCCCCATCGTGCAGGCCGCCAGCATCGCCGCCTGGGCCGACGAAGCGCATGTGATTGACAACCGCGCCCAGTACCGCGAAAAGTTCGCGCAGGTCACGCCGCTGCTGGCGCAAGTGATGGACGTGGCCTTGCCCGACGCCGGTTTTTACCTGTGGGCGGCTGTCCCTGATGCGTTCAAGGGTTCGGACACCGCGTTTTCGCGCGAACTGCTCGCTCTTTACAATGTCGTCGTGCTGCCGGGCAGTTACCTGGCGCGCGATGCGCAGGGATGCAACCCCGGCGCCGGCCGAATCCGCATGGCGCTGGTGGCGCAAACCGCCGAATGCGTCGAAGCCGCCCAGCGCATCGTTCAATTCATTCAATCCAAAGTTCACTGA
- the dapD gene encoding 2,3,4,5-tetrahydropyridine-2,6-dicarboxylate N-succinyltransferase, whose protein sequence is MTQDNLQATIDAAWENRANLSSASAPKEVLEAVEHAIEQINNGTLRVATREGVGQWTTHQWLKKAVLLSFRLKDNELMRAGELGFYDKVPTKFANLSEQEMRATGVRVVPPAVARRGSFIAKGAILMPSYVNIGAYVDEGTMVDTWAAVGSCAQIGKNVHLSGGVGIGGVLEPMQANPTIIEDNCFIGARSEVVEGVIVEENSVLSMGVYIGQSTPIYDRESDTVSYGRIPAGSVVVSGNLPKAGGKYSLYCAVIVKRVDAKTRATTSLNDLLRD, encoded by the coding sequence ATGACTCAAGACAATCTGCAAGCCACCATCGACGCCGCCTGGGAAAACCGCGCCAACCTGTCGTCCGCTTCTGCGCCAAAAGAAGTTCTGGAGGCCGTTGAGCACGCCATCGAGCAGATCAACAACGGTACATTGCGCGTCGCCACCCGCGAAGGCGTGGGCCAGTGGACGACGCACCAGTGGCTGAAAAAAGCCGTGCTGCTGAGCTTTCGCCTGAAAGACAACGAACTCATGCGCGCCGGCGAACTGGGTTTTTACGACAAGGTGCCGACCAAGTTTGCCAACCTGAGCGAGCAGGAAATGCGCGCCACCGGCGTGCGCGTGGTGCCGCCCGCCGTGGCGCGCCGGGGCAGCTTCATCGCCAAGGGCGCGATCTTGATGCCCAGCTACGTCAACATCGGCGCTTACGTCGATGAAGGCACGATGGTCGATACCTGGGCCGCCGTCGGCTCCTGCGCCCAGATCGGCAAGAACGTGCATCTGTCGGGCGGCGTCGGCATTGGCGGCGTGTTAGAGCCGATGCAGGCCAACCCGACCATCATCGAGGACAACTGCTTCATCGGCGCGCGCTCCGAAGTGGTCGAAGGCGTGATCGTCGAAGAAAACTCGGTGCTGTCGATGGGCGTGTACATCGGCCAGAGCACGCCGATTTACGACCGCGAAAGCGACACCGTGAGCTACGGCCGCATTCCGGCCGGCTCCGTCGTCGTCTCGGGCAACCTGCCCAAGGCCGGCGGCAAATACAGCCTGTACTGCGCGGTCATCGTCAAGCGCGTGGATGCAAAAACCCGCGCCACGACCAGCCTGAACGACCTGCTGCGCGACTAA
- a CDS encoding PilT/PilU family type 4a pilus ATPase: MGTMERILRLMVDKKASDVYLSAHSPAIIKINGQAIPINAQILPADAPRSLLAEMVPPERIEELDEIGELNMGLAVEGLGNFRISGFRQRSTYAAVIRYIPNKIPALASLNLPPLLGDLIMEKRGLLLMVGATGAGKTTTLASMIDKRNETVTGHILTIEDPIEFFFTNKKSVVNQREVGSDTQSLQVALKNALRQAPDVIMIGEIRDRETMSAAIAYAQSGHLCLATMHANNSYQALNRILSFYPVEVRPTMLGDLAAALKAVISQRLLRTQTNTRVPAVEVMLNTKLVSELIERGDFSGVKEAMEKSMAEGSQTFEQNIAKMITEGTVTRKEGLAHADSPTNLMWRLENDFSAAAQAKADENHIDPDDEPSFTEITLDVRH; this comes from the coding sequence ATGGGAACGATGGAAAGAATTCTGCGTTTGATGGTGGACAAGAAAGCGTCTGACGTTTACCTGTCCGCCCACTCACCCGCCATCATCAAGATCAACGGGCAGGCGATTCCCATCAATGCGCAGATCCTGCCGGCCGACGCGCCGCGCAGCCTGCTGGCCGAAATGGTGCCGCCAGAGCGGATCGAGGAACTCGATGAAATCGGCGAACTCAACATGGGTCTGGCGGTCGAGGGCCTGGGCAACTTTCGCATCAGCGGCTTTCGCCAGCGCAGCACCTATGCGGCGGTGATTCGCTACATTCCGAACAAGATTCCGGCGCTGGCCAGCCTGAACCTGCCGCCGCTGCTGGGCGATCTGATCATGGAAAAGCGCGGCCTGCTGCTGATGGTGGGCGCCACCGGCGCCGGCAAAACCACCACGCTGGCGTCGATGATCGACAAGCGCAATGAAACCGTCACCGGCCACATCCTGACGATTGAAGACCCGATTGAGTTTTTCTTCACCAACAAGAAGTCGGTCGTCAACCAGCGCGAGGTCGGCAGCGACACCCAGTCGCTGCAGGTGGCGCTGAAAAACGCGCTGCGCCAGGCGCCCGACGTGATCATGATCGGCGAGATCCGCGACCGGGAAACCATGTCGGCGGCAATTGCCTACGCGCAGTCCGGCCACCTGTGCCTGGCCACCATGCACGCCAACAACAGCTACCAGGCGCTTAACCGCATCCTGAGCTTTTACCCGGTCGAAGTGCGCCCGACCATGCTGGGCGACCTGGCGGCCGCCTTGAAGGCCGTCATCTCGCAGCGCCTGCTGCGCACGCAAACCAACACCCGCGTGCCGGCGGTTGAAGTCATGCTCAACACCAAGCTGGTTTCCGAGCTGATCGAGCGCGGTGATTTTTCGGGCGTCAAGGAAGCGATGGAAAAATCCATGGCCGAAGGCTCGCAGACCTTCGAGCAGAACATTGCCAAAATGATCACGGAAGGCACCGTGACGCGCAAGGAAGGCCTGGCGCATGCCGATTCGCCAACCAACCTGATGTGGCGGCTGGAAAATGACTTTTCAGCAGCGGCCCAGGCCAAGGCGGATGAAAACCATATCGACCCGGATGACGAGCCGTCATTCACCGAAATCACTTTGGACGTCAGGCACTGA